A single window of Synechococcus sp. CBW1004 DNA harbors:
- a CDS encoding alpha-D-glucose phosphate-specific phosphoglucomutase, giving the protein MTDLADAPVRQVTLDRPFEDQKPGTSGLRKSSQQFQTPHYLESFIEASLRVVPGITGGTIVVGGDGRYGNRRAIDVIARMAAAHGVAKLITTTGGILSTPAASNLIRSHAAACGVILSASHNPGGPDGDFGVKINGANGGPAPESVTDAIYAATRQLDGYRFLEAEALSLDSPGSFRIGSMQVEVLDGVDAYAELMQTLFDFDAIAALLRGNFRLAFDAMHAVTGPYAKRIFEQLLGAPAGTVRNGLPLEDFGGGHPDPNLTYAHDLAELLLQGDLYDFGAACDGDGDRNMILGRRCFVNPSDSLAVLTAQATLAPGYAAGLAGVARSMPTSAAVDVVARELGIPCFETPTGWKFFGNLLDAGRITLCGEESFGTGSNHIREKDGLWAVLFWLNILAVRGCSVAEIMTEHWGRFGRHYYSRHDYEAIASEAAHGLYDRVKSMQPTLVGQAFAGRTIATADDFAYSDPVDGSLTSGQGLRLLLDDGSRVVLRLSGTGTQGATLRVYLESYVPPSGDLHQDPQVALAEMITAIDALAEIRTRTGMERPTVIT; this is encoded by the coding sequence ATGACCGACCTCGCTGATGCGCCCGTCCGCCAGGTGACGCTGGATCGTCCCTTCGAGGACCAGAAGCCCGGCACCTCCGGCCTGCGCAAGAGCAGCCAGCAGTTCCAGACCCCGCACTACCTCGAGAGCTTCATCGAAGCCTCCCTGCGCGTCGTTCCCGGCATCACCGGCGGCACGATCGTCGTGGGCGGCGACGGCCGCTACGGCAACCGCCGGGCCATCGATGTGATCGCCCGCATGGCGGCGGCCCACGGCGTCGCGAAGCTGATCACGACGACCGGCGGCATCCTCTCCACACCGGCCGCCTCAAATCTGATCCGCAGCCACGCTGCCGCCTGCGGCGTGATCCTCTCCGCCAGCCACAATCCCGGCGGCCCCGATGGTGATTTCGGCGTCAAGATCAACGGAGCCAACGGCGGCCCTGCCCCTGAATCGGTCACGGACGCCATCTACGCCGCCACACGCCAGCTGGACGGTTACCGATTCCTCGAGGCTGAGGCACTCTCCCTGGACAGTCCTGGCAGTTTCCGCATCGGATCCATGCAGGTGGAGGTGCTCGACGGCGTCGACGCCTATGCCGAACTGATGCAGACGCTGTTCGACTTCGATGCCATCGCGGCGCTGCTGCGCGGCAACTTCCGGCTGGCCTTCGACGCCATGCATGCGGTCACCGGGCCCTACGCGAAGCGGATCTTCGAGCAGCTGCTGGGCGCCCCGGCCGGCACGGTGCGCAACGGTCTGCCGCTGGAGGATTTCGGCGGCGGCCACCCCGATCCCAACCTCACCTACGCCCACGACCTGGCGGAGCTGCTGCTGCAGGGCGACCTCTACGACTTCGGCGCCGCCTGCGACGGCGACGGTGACCGCAACATGATCCTGGGCCGCCGCTGCTTCGTGAATCCCAGCGACAGCCTCGCCGTGCTCACCGCCCAGGCCACGCTGGCGCCAGGCTATGCCGCGGGGCTGGCGGGCGTGGCGCGCTCGATGCCCACCAGCGCTGCTGTGGATGTGGTGGCCAGGGAGCTGGGCATCCCCTGCTTCGAGACACCGACCGGCTGGAAGTTCTTCGGCAACCTGCTCGATGCCGGCCGCATCACCCTCTGCGGTGAGGAGAGTTTCGGCACCGGCAGCAATCACATCCGCGAGAAGGACGGCCTCTGGGCCGTGCTCTTCTGGCTCAACATCCTGGCGGTGCGGGGCTGCTCGGTGGCCGAGATCATGACCGAGCACTGGGGACGGTTCGGGCGCCACTACTACTCCCGCCACGATTACGAGGCGATCGCCAGCGAGGCCGCCCATGGCCTCTACGACCGGGTGAAGAGCATGCAGCCCACCCTGGTGGGCCAGGCCTTCGCCGGCCGCACGATCGCGACGGCCGACGACTTCGCCTACAGCGACCCGGTGGATGGTTCACTCACCAGTGGCCAGGGTCTGCGCCTGCTGCTCGATGACGGCAGCCGCGTCGTGCTCCGCCTGTCGGGCACGGGCACCCAGGGCGCGACGCTGCGCGTGTATCTCGAGAGCTATGTGCCTCCGAGCGGTGATCTGCACCAGGATCCCCAGGTGGCCCTGGCGGAGATGATCACAGCGATTGATGCGCTGGCCGAGATCAGAACGCGCACCGGCATGGAGCGCCCGACGGTGATCACCTGA
- a CDS encoding FAD-dependent monooxygenase, which yields MALALQLARRQLPVTLVEARPGLSGGFRGEALMPSGLEALAHLDLLPLAGTVPQLPLRGWSFWLEGRPLFQVEEPMGSRHPCTLVEPGALLHSWAEELRQLPGARLLLGRAVAGLIHTDDGLSQGRIEGVRLSDGERLQADVVVACDGRASLLRRSAGLELTDTSPTVDVLWFRLGGPTGEALAAQLAGRFHTVIGNDGSMALFASASGGVQLGWPLQGGERIERSTEQWRELWRRLCPDGLSEALAFVPPEAIEGPLRLPVRVGLAHRWWRPGLLLLGDAAHPMSPLRAQGTAMALRDVVAATDLLPAALEQPAGQGRDGALDRALAAMETLRRPEIERMQALQQQEWQRAERLGHRPALRRLLAALAPGLAPLLAAVWQHSQGPLRQGLAGALHPAPPQAAMMERASAAR from the coding sequence ATGGCCCTGGCGCTGCAGCTGGCCCGACGGCAGCTTCCCGTCACCCTGGTGGAAGCCAGACCCGGCCTGAGCGGAGGCTTCCGTGGCGAGGCCCTCATGCCGAGTGGCCTTGAGGCGCTTGCACACCTGGACCTGCTGCCGCTGGCCGGAACGGTGCCGCAGTTGCCTCTGCGCGGCTGGAGCTTCTGGCTGGAAGGTCGGCCTCTGTTCCAGGTGGAGGAACCGATGGGCAGCCGCCATCCCTGCACCCTGGTGGAGCCTGGGGCGCTGTTGCACAGCTGGGCCGAGGAGCTGCGGCAGCTGCCCGGGGCACGGCTGCTCCTCGGCCGGGCTGTCGCCGGACTGATCCACACCGATGACGGCCTCTCCCAGGGGCGGATCGAGGGGGTGCGCCTCAGCGACGGCGAGCGCCTTCAGGCAGACGTCGTGGTGGCCTGCGACGGACGCGCATCGCTGCTGCGCCGCAGCGCCGGCCTGGAGCTGACCGACACGTCACCGACGGTCGATGTGCTCTGGTTCCGGCTGGGCGGCCCCACCGGTGAGGCCCTGGCTGCCCAGCTGGCGGGACGGTTTCACACGGTGATCGGCAACGATGGCTCAATGGCGTTGTTCGCCTCCGCCAGCGGCGGCGTGCAGCTGGGCTGGCCCCTGCAGGGCGGCGAACGCATCGAGCGCAGCACGGAGCAGTGGCGCGAGCTGTGGCGGCGGCTCTGTCCGGATGGACTGTCGGAAGCTCTGGCCTTTGTTCCGCCGGAGGCGATCGAGGGGCCGCTGCGCCTGCCGGTGCGGGTGGGTCTGGCCCACCGCTGGTGGCGGCCGGGTCTGCTGCTGCTCGGCGATGCGGCCCATCCGATGAGTCCTCTGCGGGCCCAGGGCACGGCGATGGCCCTGCGCGATGTGGTGGCCGCCACCGACCTGCTGCCGGCCGCCCTCGAGCAGCCTGCCGGCCAGGGTCGGGATGGGGCGCTCGATCGGGCCCTGGCCGCGATGGAAACGCTGCGCCGTCCGGAGATCGAGCGCATGCAGGCCCTGCAGCAACAGGAATGGCAGCGGGCCGAGCGGCTCGGTCACCGCCCGGCCCTGCGCAGGCTGCTCGCGGCGCTGGCCCCAGGTCTGGCACCGCTCCTGGCGGCGGTCTGGCAGCACAGCCAGGGACCGCTGCGGCAGGGCCTGGCGGGAGCGCTTCACCCCGCTCCACCACAGGCCGCCATGATGGAGCGAGCTTCCGCCGCCCGATGA
- a CDS encoding phosphatidylserine/phosphatidylglycerophosphate/cardiolipin synthase family protein: MTACRQRHRLRLTLLLVLALLWPLAGCSTTTAAVRSGAPSADLPLPEGIRVAFNHRADRRYRSPVSGQWRQGDNLEALILEAIGEARSEVLVAVQELSLPAVAEALADRHRQGVQVRVVLENTYSTPWSELHAIDVEPHQRQRVSQLQALGQGDAVAILRRGGVPLIDDTADGSAGSGLMHHKFLVVDRRVVITGSANFSPSCIHGDADDPRTRGNVNHLLRFDSPALAELFATEFGRLWGDGPGGRPDSRFGTGKGGGAPQRIRIGSTPVEVLFTPHRRQDPDNGLAWLERQLRGVRQRVDLSLFVFSAQGIADALAELRQRGVTLRVLADPGFASRSYSEVLDLLGVQISDHHCRLEAGNRVWTTPIEAAGTPRLARGDKLHHKVAILDGRSVISGSFNWSPSAAHTNDETLLRIDSPQLAAHFEREMARMWRGAELGVSARLQRKRARQWRRCGSGRLLTASARPTIAVPPRPQP, encoded by the coding sequence ATGACCGCCTGCCGACAACGACACCGCCTCAGGCTGACGCTGCTGCTCGTTCTGGCACTGCTGTGGCCATTGGCGGGCTGCAGCACCACCACCGCGGCCGTCCGCAGCGGCGCCCCCAGCGCCGATCTTCCCCTGCCGGAGGGCATCCGCGTCGCCTTCAACCATCGAGCCGACCGGCGCTATCGCAGCCCGGTCAGCGGGCAGTGGCGCCAGGGCGACAACCTTGAAGCGCTGATCCTGGAGGCGATCGGCGAAGCCCGCAGCGAGGTTCTGGTGGCTGTGCAGGAGCTGTCGCTGCCGGCCGTGGCCGAGGCTCTGGCGGATCGCCACCGGCAGGGCGTGCAGGTGCGGGTGGTGCTTGAGAACACCTACAGCACTCCCTGGAGCGAGCTGCACGCGATCGATGTGGAGCCCCATCAACGCCAGCGCGTGTCGCAGCTGCAGGCCCTCGGCCAGGGCGACGCGGTGGCGATCCTGCGCCGAGGCGGCGTGCCACTGATCGACGACACGGCCGACGGCAGCGCCGGCAGCGGACTCATGCACCACAAGTTTCTGGTGGTGGACCGCCGGGTGGTGATCACCGGGTCGGCGAACTTCAGCCCCTCCTGCATCCACGGGGACGCCGACGATCCCCGCACCCGCGGCAACGTCAACCACCTGCTGCGCTTTGACAGCCCGGCGCTGGCGGAGCTGTTCGCCACGGAATTCGGTCGCCTCTGGGGTGATGGCCCAGGCGGCCGTCCCGACAGCCGCTTCGGCACGGGCAAGGGGGGCGGCGCACCGCAGCGGATCCGGATCGGGAGTACCCCCGTGGAGGTGCTGTTCACCCCCCATCGCCGTCAGGATCCGGACAACGGACTGGCCTGGCTGGAGCGGCAGCTGCGGGGTGTGCGCCAGCGGGTGGATCTGAGCCTGTTCGTGTTCTCGGCGCAGGGCATCGCCGACGCCCTGGCGGAGCTGCGCCAACGGGGGGTGACGCTGCGGGTGCTGGCCGATCCGGGCTTTGCCAGCCGTTCCTACAGCGAGGTGCTTGATCTGCTGGGAGTGCAGATCAGCGACCACCACTGCCGTCTCGAGGCCGGCAACCGGGTCTGGACGACGCCGATCGAGGCGGCCGGCACCCCCCGCCTGGCCCGGGGCGACAAGCTGCATCACAAGGTGGCGATCCTCGATGGCCGCAGCGTGATCAGCGGCAGTTTCAACTGGAGTCCCAGCGCCGCGCACACCAACGACGAAACGTTGCTGCGGATCGACTCACCACAGCTGGCGGCCCACTTCGAACGCGAGATGGCGCGGATGTGGCGTGGTGCGGAACTGGGGGTGAGCGCCAGGCTGCAGCGCAAGCGTGCGCGCCAGTGGCGCCGCTGCGGCAGCGGGCGCCTGCTGACAGCCAGTGCACGGCCTACGATCGCAGTTCCCCCCCGGCCTCAGCCCTGA